One genomic window of Nakamurella panacisegetis includes the following:
- a CDS encoding bacterial proteasome activator family protein, with protein MTEQSPRFVVVGPDGQPVGMAGHAQLTSAPAEAEADAPSAEDAERAIGEPAKVMRIGTMIKQLLEEVRAAPLDEASRVRLKDIHAASIKELESGLTPDLREELERLTLPFTEDSVPSDAELRIAQAQLVGWLEGVFHGLQAALVAQQLAARAQLEQMRRGALPPGSHDGPDGPAGGHTGSGQYL; from the coding sequence ATGACGGAGCAATCTCCACGCTTTGTGGTGGTCGGACCCGACGGGCAGCCCGTCGGCATGGCCGGGCACGCCCAGCTGACGTCTGCTCCGGCGGAGGCGGAGGCGGACGCCCCGAGCGCGGAGGACGCGGAGCGGGCCATCGGCGAACCGGCGAAGGTGATGCGCATCGGCACCATGATCAAGCAGCTGCTGGAGGAGGTGCGGGCGGCTCCGCTCGACGAGGCCAGCCGGGTGCGGCTCAAGGACATCCATGCGGCGTCGATCAAGGAGCTGGAATCGGGCCTGACCCCGGACCTCCGGGAGGAGCTGGAGCGGCTGACCCTGCCCTTCACCGAGGACTCGGTTCCGTCGGACGCCGAACTCCGCATCGCCCAGGCGCAGCTGGTGGGCTGGCTGGAAGGGGTCTTCCACGGCCTGCAGGCCGCACTGGTGGCCCAGCAGTTGGCGGCCAGGGCGCAGCTCGAGCAGATGCGCCGCGGCGCGCTGCCCCCCGGTTCGCACGACGGGCCGGACGGCCCCGCCGGTGGCCACACCGGTAGCGGGCAGTACCTGTAG
- a CDS encoding aspartate aminotransferase family protein, producing MPTVLKSTVNRDRLSELYERERATFVLTHPRSAALAEQAATHMPGGVPMSWMVKWPGDFPIFIDTAKGAHFTDVDGIDYVDFCLGDTGAMAGHSPAATIAAVTAQLAKGITTMLPTADAITVSAELAERFGLPLWQFTLTATDANRHAIRYARLLTGRRKIVVHNFCYHGSVDEAFATLDADGRTVDRRSNIGPGVPTSETTIVVEFNDLAAMEAALATGEVAAVLLEPALTNIGIVLPAPGYHQAVRELTRRYGVVLINDETHTICAGPGGLTRAAGLEPDMLVIGKSIGGGIACGTFGMTDEMAGRIERMVPLEDIDVGGIGGTLAGNGLSMAAMAATLTEVLTEAAFVKMIPLADRWADGVQAGIDAVGAPWHVTRLGCRAEYGFSPEEPVNGSEAAASDDFELQQLLHLYALNRGILLTPFHNMALMCPDTTEADVDAHTQMFADLCQELFAG from the coding sequence ATGCCCACGGTTTTGAAATCCACGGTGAACCGCGACCGCCTGTCCGAGTTGTACGAGCGCGAACGCGCCACGTTCGTCCTGACCCATCCACGGTCGGCGGCGCTGGCCGAGCAGGCCGCCACGCACATGCCGGGTGGTGTGCCGATGAGTTGGATGGTCAAGTGGCCCGGTGACTTTCCGATCTTCATCGATACCGCGAAGGGCGCCCACTTCACCGACGTCGACGGGATCGACTACGTGGACTTCTGTCTCGGCGACACGGGCGCCATGGCCGGGCACTCCCCCGCCGCCACCATCGCTGCGGTGACGGCCCAACTGGCCAAGGGCATCACCACCATGCTGCCCACGGCGGATGCCATCACCGTGTCGGCCGAACTGGCCGAGCGATTCGGACTTCCGTTGTGGCAGTTCACCTTGACCGCCACCGACGCGAATCGTCATGCCATTCGGTACGCCCGGCTGCTGACCGGTCGGCGCAAAATCGTGGTCCACAACTTCTGCTACCACGGCAGCGTCGACGAGGCCTTCGCCACGCTGGACGCCGACGGCCGCACCGTGGACCGTCGGTCCAACATCGGGCCCGGCGTGCCGACGTCGGAGACGACCATCGTCGTCGAGTTCAACGATCTCGCGGCGATGGAAGCGGCCCTGGCCACTGGCGAGGTGGCCGCCGTCCTGCTGGAGCCGGCGCTGACCAACATCGGCATCGTGCTTCCGGCTCCGGGCTACCACCAGGCCGTCCGGGAGCTCACGCGCCGGTACGGCGTGGTGCTGATCAACGACGAGACCCACACCATCTGCGCCGGGCCCGGCGGGTTGACCCGGGCGGCCGGCCTGGAGCCGGACATGCTGGTGATCGGGAAGTCGATCGGCGGCGGAATTGCCTGCGGCACCTTCGGCATGACGGACGAGATGGCCGGCCGCATCGAACGGATGGTCCCGCTGGAGGACATCGACGTCGGCGGTATCGGCGGGACCCTGGCCGGCAACGGACTGTCGATGGCCGCGATGGCGGCCACCCTGACCGAAGTACTGACCGAGGCGGCGTTCGTGAAGATGATCCCGCTGGCCGACCGCTGGGCCGACGGCGTCCAGGCCGGGATCGATGCGGTCGGCGCGCCGTGGCACGTCACGCGGTTGGGGTGCCGGGCCGAGTACGGATTCTCCCCGGAGGAGCCGGTGAACGGCTCGGAGGCGGCGGCGTCCGACGACTTCGAACTGCAGCAGCTACTGCACCTCTACGCCCTGAACCGCGGAATCCTGCTGACCCCGTTCCACAACATGGCTCTGATGTGCCCGGACACCACCGAAGCCGATGTCGATGCCCACACGCAGATGTTCGCCGACCTGTGCCAGGAGCTCTTCGCGGGCTGA